From Polyodon spathula isolate WHYD16114869_AA chromosome 26, ASM1765450v1, whole genome shotgun sequence, one genomic window encodes:
- the LOC121301019 gene encoding N-acetylglucosamine-6-phosphate deacetylase-like: MPSNKSVSDAPITQFINCRILKEQELQSEDLWVREGTILNPEKLFFDEKGYADTQIDCQGSIIAPGFIDVQINGGYGIDFSLATDDVKGGVSLVAKKILAHGVTSFCPTLVTSPPHIYHQVLPGISVQNGGAEGAGVLGVHLEGPFISREKKGAHPEQCLRSFQAGGFQDLLDTYGSLDNVALVTLAPELPRSHEVIRELARRGITVSLGHSVSDLSQAEEAVQQGAAFITHLFNAMLPFHHRDPGIVGLLTSDQLPPGRSVYYGMIADGIHTNPAALRIAHRAHPTGLVLVTDAIPAMGLPPGRHTLGQQVIEIQGLNAYVAGTKTLCGSIATMDMCVRHFLQASGCTVEMALEAASLHPAQLLGVSDRKGTLHYGSDADFVFLDDSLNVRATYIAGEQVWKK; this comes from the exons ATGCCATCCAATAAGTCTGTGTCAGACGCCCCAATCACACAGTTTATAAACTGCAGGATCCTGAAGGAGCAGGAATTGCAGAG TGAGGACCTTTGGGTGCGGGAAGGTACAATTCTCAACCCAGAGAAGCTGTTTTTTGATGAGAAAGGGTATGCAGACACTCAGATTGATTGTCAAGGCAGTATAATCGCTCCTGGATTTATCGATGTGCAGATAAATG GAGGCTATGGCATAGACTTCTCCTTAGCAACAGACGATGTTAAAGGTGGGGTCTCGTTGGTCGCTAAGAAAATACTGGCTCATGGTGTCACCTCTTTCTGCCCAACTTTGGTGACCTCTCCACCTCACATCTACCATCAG GTGCTACCTGGGATCAGTGTCCAGAATGGAGGGGCTGAAGGAGCAGGGGTGCTGG GGGTTCACCTGGAAGGCCCCTTCATCAGTCGGGAGAAGAAGGGCGCTCACCCAGAGCAGTGCCTGCGCTCCTTCCAGGCTGGGGGCTTTCAGGACCTGCTGGACACCTACGGGAGCCTGGACAATGTGGCCCTCGTGACGCTGGCCCCTGAGCTGCCCCGCAGTCATGAGGTGATCCGAGAGCTGGCACGCAGGGGAATCACAGTGTCACTCG GGCATTCTGTGTCTGACCTGTCCCAGGCTGAGGAAGCTGTTCAGCAGGGAGCCGCCTTCATCACACACCTCTTCAACGCCATGCTACCT TTCCACCACAGGGACCCCGGGATTGTGGGGTTGCTGACCAGTGACCAGCTTCCCCCTGGACGCTCCGTGTACTATGGCATGATCGCGGACGGCATCCACACCAACCCTGCGGCCCTTCGCATAGCCCACCGCGCCCATCCCACAG GTCTGGTTCTAGTGACAGATGCCATCCCTGCGATGGGGCTTCCCCCAGGCAGGCACACTCTTGGGCAGCAGGTCATCGAGATCCAGGGGCTCAATGCCTACGTAGCAG GCACCAAGACTCTGTGCGGAAGCATCGCTACCATGGATATGTGTGTGCGCCACTTCCTGCAGGCTTCTG GCTGTACCGTGGAGATGGCTCTTGAAGCAGCTTCACTCCACCCGGCTCAGCTGCTGGGAGTCAGTGACAGGAAGGGGACGCTGCACTATGGCTCAGACGCGG ATTTTGTTTTCCTTGATGATTCTCTGAATGTGAGAGCTACATACATCGCTGGGGAGCAGGTGTGGAAGAAATGA